In Oryza sativa Japonica Group chromosome 3, ASM3414082v1, one DNA window encodes the following:
- the LOC4333001 gene encoding formin-like protein 7, whose amino-acid sequence MASTSDSLPSSPSLPTTAGLDAAGGGDQEFSSYQHHQSLFLPSSSSSYLDSPFHGLLHTSSSSSATMSPSQAPPPHPPPPAPTSNNKPPKKRPRASRRPPTTVLTTDTSNFRAMVQEFTGFPAPPFAAAPPPAVRPRLLGGVGGGHQLPPFLLRPSPLKYTHSHPTPPPPPPLHHQACTTTSFLGNAAAATTSTSSLVDALALFAKSNVMVAPPPPPPTSAAASSSADQYHHHHGMTMGGLFNPFDDYEAAAAAAAAEGDKVVHGGAGHGGFFSPLGAGAGDDKYDRH is encoded by the coding sequence ATGGCGTCCACCAGCGACAGCCTCCCTTCGTCGCCGTCACtgcccaccaccgccggcctcgacgccgccggtggcggcgaccaAGAATTCTCCTCCTACCAGCACCACCAGAGTCTCTTCctgccatcctcctcctcctcctacctcgaCTCACCCTTCCATGGCCTCCTCCacacctcctcctcatcctccgccACCATGTCCCCCtcgcaggcgccgccgccgcaccctccCCCTCCGGCGCCGACGTCCAACAACAAGCCGCCCAAGAAGCGGCCCAGAGcgtcccgccgcccgcccaccACCGTGCTCACCACCGACACCTCCAACTTCCGCGCCATGGTGCAGGAGTTCACCGGCTTCCCCGCCccgcccttcgccgccgcgccgccacccgccgtccGCCCTCGCCtcctgggcggcgtcggcggcggccaccagctccctccctTCTTGCTTCGCCCCTCCCCGCTCAAGTACACGCACAGccaccccacgccgccgccgccgccgccgctacacCACCAGGCTtgcaccaccacctccttcctcggcaacgccgccgccgccaccaccagcacGAGCTCTCTCGTCGACGCGCTCGCGCTGTTCGCCAAGAGCAACGtgatggtggcgccgccgccgccgccgccaacctccgccgccgcctcgtccagcGCCGATcagtaccaccaccaccacggcatGACGATGGGTGGTCTATTCAACCCGTTCGACGACtacgaggccgcggcggcggccgccgccgcggaaggCGACAAGGTTgtgcacggcggcgccggccatggcggcttCTTCTCCCCCttgggcgccggcgccggcgacgacaagTACGATCGGCActag